The Atribacter laminatus genome contains the following window.
GTTCCTGACCGTGGGAAAGTATGGCTCAATGGTGAAGAGGTAGTCCATTCCCATGGAAAAATAAACCTTTATCGTCAAAAAATGGGGATGGTTTTTCAAAATTTTTACCTGTTTGATCATCTTACTGCCTTGGGAAATGTTGAAATATCCTTGCTAAAAGTTAAAAAAATGAACAAAAAAGAAGCCAAAGAAAAAGCCATGCATGAGTTGGAACGGGTTGGCATGGTGCAAAAAGCTAATTTTTATCCAGCTGAGCTATCCGGAGGACAGGCTCAGAGGGTATCTATAGCTCGCGCTTTGGCAATGGATCCGGAAGTCATGCTATTTGATGAACCGACCTCGGCTTTAGATCCGGAGTTAACCGGAGAAGTCTTGGATGTTATGAAAAATCTTGCTCAAGCCGGAATGACCATGTTGGTCGTTACTCACGAAATGGGATTTGCTTCCTCGGTAGCCAATCAAATTCTGTTTTTGGAAGATGGAATTATTTTGGAAAGAGGATCACCGGAGAAAATTTTTTATCGACCTGAGTTTGAGCGAACTCAAAGGTTTCTCAGCAAAATGACCGAACTATACGGTGATCTGGGTCAAAAAAATGGATAGTTACGTATTTATTCAGGAACAACTCCTTCCGGCTCTTTTAGAAGGAACAGTGGTTACTGTCAAGCTTATTCTGCTTTCGGTACCTTTTGGTTTGTTGACCGGGATTTTTATTGCTGTCGGGCGAGTCTATGGAAGTAAATCAATTTCAATGTTTTGTCGGCTCTACGTTTTGTTTTTTAAGGGCTGCCCCTTATTACTGCTTTTATTTATGATATATTTTGGTTTGCCTCCCTTAGGAATATCGTTCTCGCCAATAGTAGCATCAGTCTTGGGATTTGTGCTTTGTAACGGGGCGTACTCCTCGGAGTATATCCGAGGTGCGATTCAATCGGTAAAAATTGGTCAAATCACTGCTGCAGAAGCCTTAGGAATGACTCGTTTACAGGGTGTTTTGTATATAATTCTTCCCCAAGCTTTTCGTCGAGCACTTCCCGGAGTGGGGAACGAGATTATCTATTTAATTAAATATTCTTCTTTAGCTTATATGATTACCTGCATCGAGCTGACTGGTGCTGGGAAAATTGTTGCTGCTCGCTTTTTTCGTTTTACTGAAACATTTATTGTGATTGGAATCATTTATTTGATATTGGTAACCATAGCAACAAAGTTACTCAATTTCGCTGAAAGAAAGCTCTATTACCCTGGCATGGGTCCTACTAGCTTTAAGGGTTAAGTTGTCATACCTCATCAAAACACCAAATGAGTATGAACATACCTTTATTCAAATTATTACCCTTCTTTATCTCCCTTAATCAAAGAGATAAAGAAGGGTAATTTACTCATGAGATTACCGCGTCGTCTAACCAAAGAACGGTTGGTCTCCTCACAATAACGGATTTAGGTTCCTTCTCCCTTGATGGGAGAAGGTGAAGATGAGGGTGAAAGTCATAATAAAAAACTAAGCTTGGTGTTTTAAAATAAAGCTTGAGAGAAATGTCTGGGTTTCCCCCTTGCCTTGATTCTCTCCCACCAGGTGAGAGGAAAAAAAGAAAAATGGGGGAGTAAAGATTCGTTATTTATAAATAAGATATTTCTCTCTGACTCTTTTAAATATCTCTAAGGACTCTTGATAATCTTTTTTTATATCTTGACAGGAAACATCATTTTCTATTAATTGACCAATTAAACCTGTCCCCATAATTTTATCGAACATGGTTAATTCATTTACACTTTTTGGCACAGGATAAGAAATCAATTTATGGGAACAGGATAGAATGCACAAACCGGTAGAGACCGGCTGAAAGGTTCTCATATCGGTGATAGAAAGACGTACTCCACCGAACTCTCCTTTGGTTTCAGGAACAAAGTGAACCCCTGGAAGACCAATTTGCTTCAATTCTTGGGCAAAAATTCGGGAATCAATGCCTTTTCCTCCAACCCATTTAAAATAATCACCTTGTCGAATTCCCGTCCCTTCACCCAAACCAGTAGCCATATATAATAAAGCCGAAAGGAAATCAGGAATCATTGGTGAAGTGGGAATCCAATAAAGACCAGTATCGGGAAACATCATATCACGAAAATACCCATCCATGGGCACGACGATTAATTTCACTCCAATTAGACGGTTAAAATAGCGTGCTATTTCACCAATGGTCATACCATGTGCCATTGGAAGGATATCAACACCGACGAAGGTGAGGAAATCCTCTTCAGAAATTGGTCCATCAACGATGAGCCCACCCAGGGGGTTAGGACGATCTAAAACCACGACAGTTTTTCCATTTTCCTTGGCAGCCCACATACAATAGTTGAGAGTAGATATATACGTATAAGTACGAGCTCCAATATCCTGGATATCAAAAAGAAGGAGGTCAACATTCTCTAACATTTTAGGAGTTGGTTTTCTCGTTGGTCCGTATAAACTGTAAACGGGAATTTTAAATTGATCGTGAAGATAGGATTCAACGTATTCACCGGCCTTAGTCTTGCCATCCAACCCATGTTCGGGTGCGAATAAGGCTACCAGGTTGGTTTGATTATTATTAGCTAAAAGATCAACAGTTGATTCAAATCGACTATTTAATCCGGTTTGATTGGTAATTAATCCTATTCGCTTTCCTTTAATAAGGTCGAAATGTTTTTCAAAAAGGACCTCGTTTCCTAATTTGATTTTAATGTTCTCATCATAGATATGAGAAGATAAGATATTCAGAAGGATGATGAATATACCAATAAAAGAAATAAATTTTATAATTTTCTTCATATTTTTATCTTATATTTTTTCAGTAAGATAAACAATACTCAGCTATTTTTAATGCTTTGTCACACCGACTTTTTTCACACAAAAAAAATTTTTCCAATCCCTTTTTTTCATCTCGACTTTTCGTTATAATTCTCGCAATTATATATAAATAGGAACTGGAATCACGCACGATACGAGGCAGAAAATGTGTTTGAAATATTGGTAATTGCTTTTGGACTTGGTCTTGATGCATTTTCTTTAGCGGTAGCTTTTGGAATGTGTCAGAAAGTATGTACCCTCAATACTAGATTTCGTTTATCTCTGTCTTTTGGTCTCTTCCAGTTTTTTATGCCTCTGGCTGGTTTTTATGCGGGGCTTAAAGTTGCCCGATTTACTGAATCTATTGACCATTGGATTGTTTTTGCGATATTGAGCTTTGTTGGAGGAAAAATGATTTATGAAGCTCTGAGTAAGGACGATAATGAAACTATGGTTGATATTAGCCGGGGAATTCCCTTGCTGATAGCTTCGGTTGCTACCAGTATCGATGCCTTAGCCGTCGGATTTTCTTTTGCACTGCTAAAGGATGGGATTCTTTTTCCTGCAATTATTATCGGTATAGTTGCTTCAATTATGACTTTTGTGGGAGTAACTTTTGGTTATCGGGTGGGAAGAAAATATATTTCGAAACCGGAAGTTGTAGGCGGAATAGCAATTGTATTAATTGGGTTTAAAGCTCTTTTGGAACACTTTATTAGTTGAGGAAACCAATCTTTAAAAATTCGCTGACAAGGACGATGAGAAGAATGAAAGAAAAATGCATTTTTGGTCCGGTTCAATCAAGACGCTTAGGCATGTCACTTGGTATAAATTTAACTCCCTATAAAACTTGTAGTCTCGATTGTGCTTATTGTGAGTGTGGAAAGACTACCGATTTAACTATAATTCGAAAGGATTATATACCTATTGAGCAGGTTCAGAAAACCTTAAAAAGGTATTCGAAAAGTTCATTATTTCGATCGAAACCTCCAAGCTGCGTGACTTTCGCCGGATTTGGGGAGCCGACCCTTCATTCTGGTTTTGGATCAATTGCTCAATTTGTTAAAAAAACCTTTCCTGATCAACATTTAGTACTCATTACTAATGGAACGCTTTTCCCAACTCACCCCGAGCTATTCCAAGAAGTTCAACCGATAGACATCATTCTTCCTTCGCTGGATGCTGGTAGTGAAGAAATTTTTAAAAAGATTGACCGACCTCATCCCTCAATAACTTTAGCTTCTTTAGTCGATGGATTAATCCAATTGCGGGAAAACTATCACGGACAAATATGGTT
Protein-coding sequences here:
- a CDS encoding amino acid ABC transporter ATP-binding protein; protein product: MTDSKYVLVVEDIHKSFGETEVLRGVSFQVAKGETLVFIGPSGTGKSTLLRCVNQLTVPDRGKVWLNGEEVVHSHGKINLYRQKMGMVFQNFYLFDHLTALGNVEISLLKVKKMNKKEAKEKAMHELERVGMVQKANFYPAELSGGQAQRVSIARALAMDPEVMLFDEPTSALDPELTGEVLDVMKNLAQAGMTMLVVTHEMGFASSVANQILFLEDGIILERGSPEKIFYRPEFERTQRFLSKMTELYGDLGQKNG
- a CDS encoding DUF1343 domain-containing protein, with protein sequence MKKIIKFISFIGIFIILLNILSSHIYDENIKIKLGNEVLFEKHFDLIKGKRIGLITNQTGLNSRFESTVDLLANNNQTNLVALFAPEHGLDGKTKAGEYVESYLHDQFKIPVYSLYGPTRKPTPKMLENVDLLLFDIQDIGARTYTYISTLNYCMWAAKENGKTVVVLDRPNPLGGLIVDGPISEEDFLTFVGVDILPMAHGMTIGEIARYFNRLIGVKLIVVPMDGYFRDMMFPDTGLYWIPTSPMIPDFLSALLYMATGLGEGTGIRQGDYFKWVGGKGIDSRIFAQELKQIGLPGVHFVPETKGEFGGVRLSITDMRTFQPVSTGLCILSCSHKLISYPVPKSVNELTMFDKIMGTGLIGQLIENDVSCQDIKKDYQESLEIFKRVREKYLIYK
- a CDS encoding manganese efflux pump MntP family protein — protein: MFEILVIAFGLGLDAFSLAVAFGMCQKVCTLNTRFRLSLSFGLFQFFMPLAGFYAGLKVARFTESIDHWIVFAILSFVGGKMIYEALSKDDNETMVDISRGIPLLIASVATSIDALAVGFSFALLKDGILFPAIIIGIVASIMTFVGVTFGYRVGRKYISKPEVVGGIAIVLIGFKALLEHFIS
- a CDS encoding radical SAM protein, encoding MKEKCIFGPVQSRRLGMSLGINLTPYKTCSLDCAYCECGKTTDLTIIRKDYIPIEQVQKTLKRYSKSSLFRSKPPSCVTFAGFGEPTLHSGFGSIAQFVKKTFPDQHLVLITNGTLFPTHPELFQEVQPIDIILPSLDAGSEEIFKKIDRPHPSITLASLVDGLIQLRENYHGQIWLEVFIVEGINDSESELYLIRDAISRISPDRVQLNSLDRNPAEDWVNSTSPQRLIAIAEFLGAELLSKNSINIQVDALV
- a CDS encoding amino acid ABC transporter permease; this encodes MDSYVFIQEQLLPALLEGTVVTVKLILLSVPFGLLTGIFIAVGRVYGSKSISMFCRLYVLFFKGCPLLLLLFMIYFGLPPLGISFSPIVASVLGFVLCNGAYSSEYIRGAIQSVKIGQITAAEALGMTRLQGVLYIILPQAFRRALPGVGNEIIYLIKYSSLAYMITCIELTGAGKIVAARFFRFTETFIVIGIIYLILVTIATKLLNFAERKLYYPGMGPTSFKG